In Pseudomonas sp. ADAK2, the genomic window CCAGCACATGGTTTTGGCAACGATCGACGACGTCCAGGCTGACCCACAAAGCTTGCATCATGGTCGCGCTCGTGCGGCGCAGGTCATGTGGCGTCCAGTCGCCCATCTGGCCGTCGGCAAGGACCAGCGTGTCGTCGTGACGCCGTCTGGAGAGGGCCTTGCGGTTTTTGTCAGCGCCATGCCTCCAAAGGACGTGCTCGCGTCCACATACCGAAGCGCCGACTTCACATCCTTCCACCCCACATAACTCATCAATCCTTTGATATCCCAGCCGTTAGCTGAAGCCCAAGTCGCAAATCCACGGCGCATGGAGTGACTGCTATAAAGCTCAGCCGAGACACCTGACTGCTTGAGAATACGTCGAAGTAGGGGAATCAAGCTGTTCGAGTTGATGCCGCTCTCGGCGATGTTACCCCAACGATCCACCTTCCTGAACACCGGCCCGCGCGCAATGCCGGCCACTGTGATCCAGTTGATGTAAGCCTGAACGGGACACAGCTTTTTTAGGGCAGGGGTGTGGAATGTCGCTCCTAGGTGTTGTCGATCGCCTTTCGTATGAGGCAGATAGAAAGTGATACCGGCGCCGGACTCTGCCTGAGTGTGTTCAACCTGCAGACGAGCCAGTTCGTCACCCCGGAAACCCCGCCAGAACCCAATCAGCACTAGAGCGATGTCTCGTCGATGCCTGATCACACTTCCAAATGCGCAGCGCTCCGCTGCTAGGGCTGCCTCGTGATCGAGCCAGCCTACCGCTTGTTCCAGGTGAAGTAGCAGGAGAGGGGCGGCCTGTTTCTCCTGAGCTGGATGCAACGTCCGTATGCCCTTGATCATCTGCTTAACGGTTGGCGTCTTCGTGGGATCAGGGAATCCCTGAGTGATATGCCACTGAGCCAACGCGGCCAGGCGCTGCTTCAGCGTGCTGATGGCGAGCTTATCCGCGTACTCGGCCAGGTAGCGAACGATGCCATCGCCCGTCGCCGGCAGAAACCCGCCCCAGGTCACTTCGAAGTGCTCCACTGCCGTGCGGTAGCTGCGCCGGGTGTTTTCCCGGGTGCCGGCCTGCAGGTACCGATCTGCCTTGTTCATCTCGACCCCTCCACGCGAAACGTACCTTTTCCGGCGACGGAAATGGCCAAAACCAGCTCTATGATGCGATAACGCTCCATTATTTTATCAAAGAACCGACTTCATATCGTTCTTTTTTAGTTGGTAAAGTGCTATGTATATACGTGGTATGTAAAACGGTACGAAATCGTAGGAGAAAAAAATGGCACGCGGCGGAATTAACAAGGCGATTGTCCAAAAAGCGCGGGAATCGCTGCTTGCTCGCGGCGAGAACCCGAGCATCGACGCCGTGCGCATCGAGCTGGGAAATACCGGCTCAAAGACCACTATTCACCGCTACTTGAAGGAAATAGAAGATTTTGACCCTCGACCGCGGGCCTCTAGAGAGCGGCTGAGTGATGAATTGACCGAGCTTGTTGCCGGCCTGTTAGAGCGAATGACGGAGGAGGGCGGCGAAGCTCTTGCGTACGCCCAGGCGCGTTTTGACGAGCAGCGCATTGAGCTGGAGCAAAAGGTCGACGGCTTGAGTGCCGAACTCACCTCATTTCAGCGTGAGGTGGATACTCAGAAAGGAGCGTTAGCGCTTCAAGCGGATGAGTTGCAGATTTGTCAGACAAGCCTGCAAGCCGAGCTCACCCGCAATGCTCGCTTGAGCCAAAGCTGTGCTGACCTAGAGGTCCGGGTGCATGAGAAAGACGGGCAGATTCGCTCGCTGGAAGAAAAGCACTCGCATGCTCGTGACGCACTTGAGCACTACCGATCGGCCGTAAAGGATCAGCGCGACCAAGAGCAACGTCGTCACGAAGGGCAGGTGCAACAAGTTCAGGTTGAGCTGCGACAGCTGCAGCAAACGTTGATGCTCAAGCAGGACGAACTGACTCGACTCAACAGAGATAACGAGCGCTTGCTGAGCGAGGCTCGGCAGCTGGCCAAAGCGGCGGCGACGCATGAAGATGCGGCGGTTCGATTGGCCGGTGAGATTGCCACCATGAAGACAGCAGTCGCCAAGGCTGACGGTGCGAAAGAAGCGCTTCAGGAACAGCTCGGTATGTCGCGCGCGGAATCCAAGCGGTTAGAGGAGGGCCTTTCACGGGCAAGTGCGCAATTGGTCGAAGCCACGAGGTTGTCGTTGCACTATTCAGCGGAGCTCACTCAGCTACGACAAGCCGCGGGTCATCCGCACACTGACAATGAAAGCTCCACGAGATAAGGCCAAAGGAGAGTTAAATTGATCACATTTGACGCGGTGTGCCGCGGTTCGGTTGCAAGCACTCTTGACCTCAAATATGCGCATGAGCGCCTAAGTCAGATGGTTTTTTCGGACGATTGTTCGGGGCCACTGAAGCGCGCCGGGCGACTCAAGTCTCAAGCGAAGAAGGTGGCGCCCAAAATGAGCAGGGGGAGTCTTGATGCGTTTAAGGGTAAAGAAACGCCGCTGTGAATTTCTAGGTATTGTTTTGAGTTGCATACTAAGTACACATTCCGCGTTCGCTTGCACAGCGCTATAACTGTAAGCGACCATCACATATCAGCGATGGCAATTGGGCATAAATTGCGACGGCGACAGGCCGTACTGGGGCGATTTCCGCCAGTGACGTCAGGCCTGGATCCCCCATACTAGAGAGATCGTTCGGGTCGGCCACCAAATGAAAGGCGTTCCACGCCCAGCCCGCAAGCCTCGCGAAAATTCTCTTACATCGACTTGATCGAAACCACTTTCACAAATCGGAATTTTTTCTTGGCCGCCCTAGTAGCTTCTTGCTCGGCTAGGAGGGTACTTAGCGTATCGGCCTCATGGACCATCTCGTGCGTCTCGCCTTCAAATTCATTGCCCACTCGAAGCGTGACTCTCAGCCTGGGTGTAAATGTTTTCGCGACTTTCTTTTTCTCTGCCACTTTCGCCGGCTGCGTGATCACGATATCCGAGACAGGCTTTTGCACTGGAGGCTCACTGCATTGCGGAGCTTGCTCGCTACCACCGAACAGCGCCCGGCGCATTTCTTCTTCAGTTAAATCTGGATTCATGCCAATTCTCAGAGGGGTGTTATGAGTTGCTAGTGCGATTCTATCAGCATGGCGAATTTATCCAGTCGAGAGTCCCGTCTGCTCAGGTCTAATCCCTTGCAACCACGGCTGGAGGATTTAGGTTCTCCATTTATCGATACGGCTACGTGAGGCCGAACCACTGCTGACTGGGGCGACGGATAGCACACGTAACTTTTGACGTGTTCATATCAGCCGCGACTTGCCGCTCCCGAGACTTTCCTTCAGGGGGAGCCTCCATAATCGAAGGACCACAACCCAAACAGACATTCGAGAAAGGCAGAAATTGGCTAATTTTTGCCTGTCGCCACTGCTATCGCTGGGTCGAAAAGGTGCCTGTCAGGAAGGGCTGCAACCGCCCCAAGCAAACACTGTGGCGTCAATGTTACTGCATCGAACGGTTCAATAGGTCGGCTCGCAAGCTGTATGCTGACGTGTTGATTCAAGACATAGGTAGAGGGCAGCAATGAAGATCACGGGAAGAGTCGAGATCGAGACAGTCATTGACGTCTTGTGTGATGCATGCAGCAGTTCCACGCGTTCTGAGAATGGCGGACTTCAATACGCCAGCCTCCACGCTGAGTGGGGTTATGGCACCAGACATGACGGCGAGCGGTATGAGCTGCATCTCTGTAAGGACTGGTTCTTCAAGACTATTGCTTACCTCAAGCAGGAACGGAGGACCGAGAATTTGTTCAGCGACACAGCTGCTGACGCCCCTGATGATTTTGGCTTGGCCGCAAGGGACGATTTGTTCGGAGACGAGGGGTATCGTTAGGCCGTCCATTGTTTATCCGTCCGCGTACCACTCCCGAACAACAAGCACTTAGGGAAAGCGTCTGCTCTTGGCCGTTTCTGCCTGCGGTGACCGACTGAAAACGGCCATTAGCTGACATTCATCGCGGGACCATTTTCGGCAAAAAGCTACTAATCCAGAATCAAGTTATGACGCTTCAATCAAATACGCCCGCAGACGCATCAGATAAACATAGTAATATTCTGAGTCAGGTATTCCGCCAGCGTAGTCTGACGTACTCCCAAAATCTTCAACTTCGCATCGCTGGCCGGTACCGACAGATAATCGCGCGACTCGTGGGTGTAGTAGGTCATCAATGTGTCGAAACAGCCGCCCATCGAAGTCTTTAACATTGAATCATCGTCGACATAAGTGATTGTCTTGCCGGTCACATCGCTGAGTAATTGCGCAACATCCTTGTAATCGAATTGTTCCGCACCGGTCATCAGGTAGTCTTGCCCAATATGGTCCTCCGGTGTGTCCATGAGTATTCTGGCGATAACATCAGCGATATCCTCCTCGGACACCCAACGGCGGCGTGCATCGGTCACAGCCGGCATAAGAAGCTGCTGTTGGGTCTTGACCGGTTCCGCCAGGTACCAGGACATGTTGAACATGATCCAGCAAGCGACATTAAGATAGGTGATCGGCAATCCGCTTGCGTCCAGGAGCGGCTTGGCAACCATATGCTGGGCTGCACCGCAGCGGGTTGCCAGCACTTCCCTGGAAATATCTGTCGCCTTCAAACCGGGTGGCATCGCGGTCAGGCGCACGATCTGCGAAACGCTGCCCGCCTCCCGGACAGCATCAATGATGTTAGGTGTCACCACCGTTTCGTCCGTCACGAAGTCTGGCGTGACGATGAACAGCCGATCCACGCCTCGCATCGCCGCTTTCAGGCTCGCGGGGTCATACCAATCCGCCTGCAGAACCTCAGCACTGGGAAAACGTTCACGGAGCGACTTGACGCCGCTTTCGCGGCTTGACACGAGGCGCAGACTTACGTTTTCACGAACGAGCCGGTCTGCTGCAAGGGCGCCGATATTGCCGGTCGCGCCCAGGATCAATACTTTTTCCACGCTATCTCCTTTACGATGAGCCGATGCCTTGTGACGGTTTTGACCGTCACATCGTGGACAGAAGCTGCTCTTTTTCCAATTGCGGGGTTGCGGCTTCAACGAACTGTTCAATCCGCTCGTTCGTGGCGTTGTCCGCGTCATAGAAATATGCGACCTGCGTATTTTTCATGCCGATATATCCGAAGATACCTTCCACGATCTGATTCTGAATCGCCTGTGCATAGCCATGGCGTTCATAGCCACTCTCATTGCCGGCTGCCGTTGCGACAAGCAGCACGGGAATGTCGCGCATGGTGCCAATAACACGCCCCTTCTCATCGACGCTATAAGCCCATCCTCCGTTAAATACGCGCTCGAACCATCCCTTGAGCATCGAGGGGACAGACCACCAATAAACAGGAAAAACGAACACGAGCATGTCAGCCTGATCTACCCTCGCCTGTTCACGCGCGATCTCAGGGGCAACTTCACCGACCCCGCGGTAGAGCATTACATCCCCCGCAGTCATTGCGGGCGAAAAGCCTTCCGCATGAAGGTCTGCGATCTCTACTTCGATGTCCCGCCCGACAAGGTCTTCGCTGATACGATCGGCAATAACATGGCTGA contains:
- a CDS encoding DNA-binding protein, whose protein sequence is MARGGINKAIVQKARESLLARGENPSIDAVRIELGNTGSKTTIHRYLKEIEDFDPRPRASRERLSDELTELVAGLLERMTEEGGEALAYAQARFDEQRIELEQKVDGLSAELTSFQREVDTQKGALALQADELQICQTSLQAELTRNARLSQSCADLEVRVHEKDGQIRSLEEKHSHARDALEHYRSAVKDQRDQEQRRHEGQVQQVQVELRQLQQTLMLKQDELTRLNRDNERLLSEARQLAKAAATHEDAAVRLAGEIATMKTAVAKADGAKEALQEQLGMSRAESKRLEEGLSRASAQLVEATRLSLHYSAELTQLRQAAGHPHTDNESSTR
- a CDS encoding NmrA family NAD(P)-binding protein, producing the protein MEKVLILGATGNIGALAADRLVRENVSLRLVSSRESGVKSLRERFPSAEVLQADWYDPASLKAAMRGVDRLFIVTPDFVTDETVVTPNIIDAVREAGSVSQIVRLTAMPPGLKATDISREVLATRCGAAQHMVAKPLLDASGLPITYLNVACWIMFNMSWYLAEPVKTQQQLLMPAVTDARRRWVSEEDIADVIARILMDTPEDHIGQDYLMTGAEQFDYKDVAQLLSDVTGKTITYVDDDSMLKTSMGGCFDTLMTYYTHESRDYLSVPASDAKLKILGVRQTTLAEYLTQNITMFI
- a CDS encoding NAD(P)H-dependent oxidoreductase — protein: MSNQVRKALIVVTHPVPGSLSHVIADRISEDLVGRDIEVEIADLHAEGFSPAMTAGDVMLYRGVGEVAPEIAREQARVDQADMLVFVFPVYWWSVPSMLKGWFERVFNGGWAYSVDEKGRVIGTMRDIPVLLVATAAGNESGYERHGYAQAIQNQIVEGIFGYIGMKNTQVAYFYDADNATNERIEQFVEAATPQLEKEQLLSTM